The Mycolicibacterium hassiacum DSM 44199 genome includes a window with the following:
- a CDS encoding sensor histidine kinase encodes MIAVTTTTASLRVFPREWTRTLLRPLRRDAWRVYLFFLLAALSALAGVVYLFAAGMAAALLLATLIGVPLLALIVLTGRGWNRLYRRVVRLTGVDIEAPPPFDRRSTWWATIGAALTDPVGWRSLGFVVLHSVLLTPLGFALVMGAFIALTAIGSPAVYLVTGEPFMTLGRPVDSLPVYLLLALGGLIGLYTVAWAVIGVSGLDVWLARSLLGATDRDRRVRRLERARSEVADDAAATLRRVERDLHDGTQARLITVAMALARAEEHFAAADTDRARALVCDALANTKETIAELRDIVRGIRPPALDLGLDAAVQTLAARAPVPVDVSVDLGVRPSLGVETMAYFCVAELLANVSRHSAADRASVSLRSDPQELRITVADNGSGGVRIGEGSGLTGLRDRLAMLDGTLSIDSPDGGPTVVTVTVPLGARR; translated from the coding sequence ATGATCGCTGTGACGACGACAACCGCATCGCTTCGCGTGTTCCCGAGGGAGTGGACCCGAACGCTTCTCCGGCCGCTTCGGCGCGACGCGTGGCGTGTCTACCTGTTCTTCCTGCTGGCCGCCCTGTCGGCGCTCGCCGGGGTGGTGTACCTGTTCGCCGCCGGGATGGCCGCCGCGTTGCTGCTGGCGACCCTGATCGGGGTGCCGTTGCTGGCGTTGATCGTGCTGACCGGCCGCGGCTGGAACCGCTTGTACCGCAGGGTGGTACGCCTCACCGGCGTCGACATCGAGGCGCCGCCGCCGTTCGATCGGCGCTCGACCTGGTGGGCCACGATCGGTGCGGCGCTCACCGACCCGGTGGGGTGGCGCAGTCTCGGGTTCGTGGTGTTGCACTCGGTGCTGCTGACCCCGCTCGGCTTCGCCCTGGTGATGGGCGCGTTCATCGCCCTGACCGCGATCGGCTCGCCGGCGGTCTACCTGGTGACCGGGGAGCCGTTCATGACGCTCGGCCGGCCGGTCGACTCGCTGCCGGTGTATCTGCTGCTGGCCCTCGGCGGGCTGATCGGCCTGTACACGGTCGCCTGGGCCGTGATCGGGGTCAGCGGCCTCGATGTGTGGCTGGCGCGCAGCCTGCTGGGCGCCACCGACCGTGACCGGCGCGTCCGGCGGCTCGAACGCGCCCGCTCCGAGGTCGCCGACGACGCCGCCGCGACGCTGCGCCGAGTCGAACGGGACCTGCACGACGGCACGCAGGCGCGGCTCATCACGGTGGCGATGGCCCTGGCCCGGGCCGAGGAGCACTTCGCCGCCGCCGATACCGACCGGGCCCGGGCCCTGGTCTGCGACGCGCTGGCCAACACCAAGGAAACCATCGCCGAGCTGCGCGACATCGTGCGCGGCATCCGGCCGCCCGCACTCGATCTCGGCCTGGATGCGGCCGTCCAGACGCTCGCTGCGCGCGCCCCGGTGCCGGTCGATGTCTCGGTGGATCTGGGTGTGCGACCGTCGCTGGGGGTCGAGACGATGGCCTACTTCTGTGTCGCCGAGCTCTTGGCGAACGTCTCACGGCATTCCGCTGCCGACCGCGCCTCGGTGAGCCTGCGCAGCGATCCGCAGGAGCTGCGGATCACGGTCGCGGACAACGGCTCCGGAGGGGTGCGGATCGGCGAGGGGTCCGGGCTGACCGGGCTGCGTGACCGGCTGGCGATGCTGGACGGCACGTTGAGCATCGACAGCCCGGACGGCGGACCGACGGTCGTCACCGTCACCGTGCCGCTGGGGGCGCGGCGGTGA
- a CDS encoding isocitrate lyase/PEP mutase family protein has product MTRAELAAAAEKLLRLHRPGDPVVLPTVWDAWSARLAADAGFAALTVGSHPLAESLGRSDNEGMTFDEVCAAVGRITAAVEVPVSVDIESGYGQPPDRLIEGLLDAGAVGLNIEDTVHGEGGRLRSPSEHAQLVGALREAADRAGVHVVINARSDLFLRRDGDDADRVERAIARLSEAAAAGADVLYPVGFHDPDTLRRLAGELPRPINAIARPDRSDPASFGSLGVGRIGFGPFWQYALAEHANDLLRRWV; this is encoded by the coding sequence ATGACCAGAGCCGAGCTCGCCGCCGCGGCCGAGAAACTCCTGAGACTGCACCGTCCCGGCGACCCGGTGGTGTTGCCGACGGTGTGGGACGCCTGGTCGGCGCGGCTGGCCGCCGATGCCGGGTTCGCCGCGCTCACCGTCGGCAGCCACCCGCTGGCCGAGTCGCTGGGCAGATCCGACAACGAGGGGATGACCTTCGACGAGGTGTGCGCGGCGGTCGGGCGGATCACCGCGGCCGTCGAGGTGCCGGTGTCGGTGGACATCGAGTCCGGCTACGGGCAGCCGCCGGACCGGCTCATCGAGGGGCTGCTCGACGCCGGCGCGGTGGGCCTGAACATCGAGGACACCGTGCACGGCGAGGGAGGGCGGCTGCGGTCGCCGAGTGAGCACGCGCAGTTGGTCGGTGCCCTGCGCGAGGCCGCCGACCGGGCGGGGGTACACGTGGTGATCAATGCCCGCTCCGACCTGTTCCTGCGCCGCGACGGCGACGACGCGGACCGGGTGGAGCGGGCGATCGCCCGGCTGAGCGAGGCCGCGGCCGCGGGTGCCGATGTGCTCTACCCGGTGGGGTTCCATGACCCGGACACGCTGCGACGGCTGGCCGGCGAGCTGCCGCGGCCGATCAACGCGATCGCCCGGCCGGACCGCTCGGACCCGGCGTCGTTCGGTTCGCTGGGTGTCGGGCGGATCGGCTTCGGGCCGTTCTGGCAGTATGCGTTGGCCGAGCATGCCAACGACCTGCTCCGGCGCTGGGTGTAG
- a CDS encoding Hsp20/alpha crystallin family protein, whose amino-acid sequence MNALALRTRPAWDVDRYFDRWMDRWVREFFGPATADDWFGGSFTPAAEIVRDGDDALVRIELPGVDVDKDVHVEVDRGYLVVHGERRDERADDRDGRVLREVRYGSFRRSFKLPEHVTSDMVSASYDAGVLTVRVAGAHKSPETKRIAIEAK is encoded by the coding sequence ATGAACGCCTTGGCATTGCGCACTCGCCCCGCGTGGGACGTCGACCGCTACTTCGATCGCTGGATGGACCGCTGGGTACGCGAATTCTTCGGTCCGGCAACTGCTGACGACTGGTTCGGCGGCTCGTTCACCCCCGCCGCGGAGATCGTGCGCGACGGTGACGACGCCCTGGTTCGCATCGAGCTCCCCGGCGTCGACGTCGACAAGGACGTCCACGTCGAGGTCGATCGCGGTTACCTCGTCGTCCACGGTGAGCGGCGCGACGAACGGGCCGACGACCGCGACGGACGCGTGCTGCGCGAGGTCCGCTACGGATCGTTCCGGCGCTCGTTCAAGCTCCCGGAGCATGTGACCAGCGACATGGTCTCGGCCTCGTACGACGCGGGCGTGTTGACCGTTCGCGTGGCCGGGGCCCACAAGAGCCCGGAGACCAAGCGCATCGCGATCGAGGCCAAGTGA
- a CDS encoding fumarate reductase/succinate dehydrogenase flavoprotein subunit gives MTDSEASRGSSEIERHSFDVVVIGAGGAGLRAVIEARERGLKVAVVTKSLFGKAHTVMAEGGCAAAMGNVNPKDNWQVHFRDTMRGGKFLNNWRMAELHAKEAPDRVWELETYGALFDRTKDGKISQRNFGGHTYPRLAHVGDRTGLEIIRTLQQKIVSLQQEDKAEFGDYEARIKVFHETTITELIKDGDRIAGAFGYYRETGNFVLFEAPAVVLATGGIGKSYKVTSNSWEYTGDGHALALRAGATLINMEFVQFHPTGMVWPPSVKGILVTEGVRGDGGVLKNSEGKRFMFDYIPPVFKGQYAETIEEADQWLKDNDSARRTPDLLPRDEVARAINSEVKAGRGSPHGGVYLDIASRLPAEQIKRRLPSMYHQFKELAGVDITKEPMEVGPTCHYVMGGVEVDPDTAAAKTPGLFAAGECSGGMHGSNRLGGNSLSDLLVFGRRAGMGAADYVRSLNDRPKVTEDAVDHARRLALRPFDGPSDPAVQENPYALQAELQETMNSLVGIIRRADEITEALERLAKLRERYRNVRVEGGREFNPGWHLAIDLRNMLLVSECIARAALERTESRGGHTRDDYPSMDPKWRKTLLVCRAQGDEIVPEVTITREDQVPMRDDLLELIDLEELEKYFTPEELANHPARRGA, from the coding sequence ATGACGGATTCCGAGGCTTCCCGCGGCTCTTCGGAGATCGAGCGGCACTCCTTCGACGTCGTCGTGATCGGTGCCGGCGGCGCGGGTCTCCGGGCGGTCATCGAGGCGCGCGAACGCGGCCTGAAGGTGGCCGTCGTCACCAAGTCGCTGTTCGGCAAGGCGCACACGGTGATGGCCGAGGGCGGGTGCGCCGCCGCGATGGGCAACGTCAATCCGAAGGACAACTGGCAGGTCCACTTCCGCGACACCATGCGCGGCGGCAAGTTCCTCAACAACTGGCGGATGGCCGAGCTGCACGCCAAGGAGGCGCCGGACCGGGTCTGGGAGCTCGAGACCTACGGTGCGCTGTTCGACCGCACCAAGGACGGCAAGATCAGCCAGCGCAACTTCGGCGGGCACACCTACCCGCGGCTCGCGCACGTCGGTGACCGCACCGGCCTCGAGATCATCCGCACCCTGCAGCAGAAGATCGTCTCGCTGCAGCAGGAGGACAAGGCCGAGTTCGGCGACTACGAGGCCCGCATCAAGGTCTTCCACGAGACCACCATCACCGAGCTGATCAAGGACGGGGACCGGATCGCCGGAGCGTTCGGCTACTACCGCGAGACCGGCAACTTCGTGCTGTTCGAGGCCCCGGCGGTGGTGCTGGCCACCGGCGGCATCGGCAAGTCCTACAAGGTGACCTCGAACTCCTGGGAGTACACCGGCGACGGGCACGCGCTGGCGCTGCGGGCCGGCGCGACGCTGATCAACATGGAGTTCGTCCAGTTCCACCCGACCGGGATGGTCTGGCCGCCCAGCGTGAAGGGCATCCTGGTCACCGAGGGCGTGCGCGGCGACGGCGGGGTGCTGAAGAACTCCGAGGGCAAGCGGTTCATGTTCGACTACATCCCGCCGGTGTTCAAGGGCCAGTACGCCGAGACCATCGAAGAGGCCGACCAGTGGCTCAAGGACAACGACTCGGCCCGCCGCACCCCGGACCTACTGCCCCGCGACGAGGTGGCCCGCGCGATCAACTCCGAGGTCAAGGCCGGGCGCGGCTCACCGCACGGCGGGGTGTACCTCGACATCGCCTCCCGGCTGCCGGCCGAGCAGATCAAGCGCCGGCTGCCGTCGATGTACCACCAGTTCAAGGAGTTGGCCGGCGTCGACATCACCAAGGAGCCCATGGAGGTCGGGCCGACCTGCCACTACGTGATGGGCGGCGTGGAGGTCGATCCGGACACCGCCGCCGCCAAGACCCCGGGCCTGTTCGCCGCGGGCGAATGCTCCGGCGGTATGCACGGCTCCAACCGGCTCGGCGGTAACTCGCTGAGCGACCTGCTGGTGTTCGGCCGCCGCGCCGGGATGGGTGCCGCGGACTACGTCCGCTCGCTCAACGACCGCCCGAAGGTGACCGAGGATGCGGTCGACCACGCCCGCCGGCTGGCGCTGCGGCCGTTCGACGGGCCGAGCGACCCGGCGGTGCAGGAGAACCCGTACGCCCTGCAGGCGGAACTGCAGGAGACGATGAACAGCCTGGTCGGCATCATCCGCCGGGCCGACGAGATCACCGAGGCGCTGGAGCGGCTCGCAAAGCTGCGCGAGCGCTACCGCAACGTGCGGGTCGAGGGCGGCCGGGAGTTCAACCCGGGCTGGCATCTGGCCATCGACCTGCGCAACATGCTGCTGGTCAGCGAATGCATCGCTCGGGCCGCGCTGGAGCGCACCGAAAGCCGCGGCGGGCACACCCGCGACGACTATCCGTCGATGGACCCGAAGTGGCGCAAGACGCTGCTGGTGTGCCGCGCACAGGGCGACGAGATCGTGCCCGAGGTCACCATCACCCGCGAGGACCAGGTACCGATGCGTGACGATCTGCTCGAGCTCATCGACCTCGAGGAGCTCGAGAAGTACTTCACGCCGGAGGAACTCGCCAATCACCCGGCAAGGAGAGGCGCATGA
- a CDS encoding acetyl-CoA C-acetyltransferase, with translation MASDTRRRVAVLGGNRIPFARSDGAYANASNQDMFTAALNGLVDRFNLAGERLDAVIGGAVLKHSRDFNLIRECVLGSKLAPNTPAFDMQQACGTGLQAAIAAADGIAAGRYEVAAAGGVDTASDAPIALGDNLRRTLLALRRSKSNVERLKLVGRLPASLGVQIPVNSEPRTGLSMGEHAAITAKQMGIKRVDQDELAAASHRNMAAAYDRGFFDDLITPFLGLYRDNNLRPDSTPEKLAKLKPVFGVKAGDATMTAGNSTPLTDGASVALLASEDWAAAHNIEPLAWFVDAETAAVDYVTGRDGLLMAPTYAVPRLLARNGLTLQDFDFYEIHEAFASVVLAHLQAWESDEYCKERLGLDKALGPIDRSKLNVNGSSLAAGHPFAATGGRIVAQLAKQLAEKRKETGRPVRGLISICAAGGQGVAAILEA, from the coding sequence ATGGCCAGTGATACCCGCCGACGCGTCGCCGTTCTCGGCGGCAACAGAATCCCCTTCGCCCGCTCCGACGGCGCCTACGCCAACGCCTCCAACCAGGACATGTTCACCGCGGCGCTGAACGGTCTGGTCGACCGGTTCAACCTGGCCGGTGAGCGGCTGGACGCGGTGATCGGTGGTGCGGTGCTCAAGCACAGCCGCGACTTCAACCTGATCCGCGAGTGCGTTCTGGGCAGCAAGCTGGCGCCGAACACCCCGGCGTTCGACATGCAGCAGGCCTGCGGCACCGGGCTGCAGGCCGCGATCGCCGCGGCCGACGGCATCGCGGCCGGCCGCTACGAGGTGGCCGCCGCCGGCGGCGTGGACACCGCCTCCGACGCCCCGATCGCGCTCGGCGACAACCTGCGCCGCACGCTGCTGGCGCTGCGCCGGTCGAAGTCCAACGTCGAGCGGCTCAAGCTGGTGGGCCGGCTGCCGGCGTCGCTGGGGGTGCAGATCCCGGTCAACAGCGAACCGCGCACCGGCCTGTCGATGGGCGAGCACGCCGCCATCACCGCCAAGCAGATGGGCATCAAGCGCGTCGACCAGGACGAGCTCGCCGCGGCCAGCCACCGCAACATGGCGGCCGCCTACGACCGCGGGTTCTTCGACGACCTGATCACCCCGTTCCTCGGCCTGTACCGCGACAACAACCTGCGGCCCGACTCGACCCCGGAGAAGCTGGCCAAGCTCAAGCCGGTGTTCGGGGTGAAGGCCGGGGACGCCACGATGACCGCCGGCAACTCGACCCCGCTGACCGACGGCGCCTCGGTGGCGCTGCTGGCCAGCGAGGACTGGGCCGCCGCGCACAACATCGAGCCGCTGGCCTGGTTCGTCGATGCCGAGACCGCCGCGGTGGACTACGTCACCGGCCGCGACGGGCTGCTGATGGCGCCGACCTACGCGGTGCCGCGGCTGCTGGCGCGCAACGGGCTGACGCTGCAGGATTTCGACTTCTACGAGATCCACGAGGCGTTCGCCTCGGTGGTGCTGGCGCACCTGCAGGCGTGGGAGTCCGACGAGTACTGCAAGGAGCGGCTCGGCCTGGACAAGGCGCTGGGCCCGATCGACCGGTCCAAGCTCAACGTCAACGGCTCGTCGCTGGCGGCCGGGCACCCGTTCGCCGCGACCGGCGGCCGCATCGTGGCCCAGCTGGCCAAGCAGCTCGCGGAGAAGCGCAAGGAGACCGGCCGGCCGGTGCGCGGGTTGATCTCGATCTGCGCGGCCGGCGGGCAGGGCGTCGCCGCCATCCTGGAGGCCTGA
- a CDS encoding NAD(P)H-dependent amine dehydrogenase family protein — MIRVAVWGTGNMGSAAIRSAVAFPGLTLSGVITSSSAKAGRDAADFAGLDRSTGVRADTDVDAVLAGCDAVAYMASGDTRPQEAIADIERCLRAGAHVVTPSLYSLYDPRSAPPEWVRRLTDAAAAGGATLLVSGVDPGWGNDALAVLAAGLCTRIRSIHCQEIFDYSSYNQPHAVRVLCGFGGPMDQTPMMLLPSVPTMVWGGNVRLIGRGLGLQIDDIVEEVQRRPLDAPVDTVLGRFEAGTQGAFRLRVIGRAQGRDRVVIDHITRIHPSCAPDWPYPDQGAGDHRVTVHGDPELTIVTRADVPGGTRADGGNATAVNRLLGALAWLTEQRPGIYDGLDVPLQTTLPPRLQARRWA, encoded by the coding sequence GTGATCCGGGTCGCGGTCTGGGGGACCGGCAACATGGGGTCCGCGGCGATCCGCAGCGCGGTCGCGTTCCCGGGCCTGACGCTGTCCGGGGTGATCACCTCGTCGTCGGCGAAAGCCGGCCGCGACGCGGCCGATTTCGCCGGTCTGGACCGGTCGACCGGCGTGCGGGCCGACACGGATGTGGACGCCGTGCTCGCCGGGTGCGACGCGGTCGCCTACATGGCCTCCGGCGACACCCGCCCGCAGGAGGCGATCGCCGACATCGAGCGGTGCCTGCGGGCCGGCGCGCACGTGGTGACGCCGTCGCTGTACTCGCTCTACGACCCGCGCTCCGCACCGCCGGAATGGGTGCGGCGGCTCACCGACGCGGCCGCGGCCGGCGGGGCCACCCTGCTGGTCAGCGGTGTCGACCCGGGCTGGGGCAACGACGCGCTGGCGGTGCTCGCCGCCGGGCTGTGCACCCGGATCCGGTCGATCCACTGCCAGGAGATCTTCGACTACTCCAGCTACAACCAGCCGCACGCGGTGCGGGTGCTGTGCGGGTTCGGCGGGCCCATGGACCAGACGCCGATGATGCTGCTGCCGTCGGTTCCGACGATGGTGTGGGGCGGCAACGTCCGGCTCATCGGCCGCGGGCTGGGCCTGCAGATCGACGACATCGTCGAGGAGGTGCAGCGCCGCCCGCTCGACGCGCCGGTGGACACCGTGCTCGGCCGCTTCGAGGCGGGCACCCAGGGGGCGTTCCGGCTGCGGGTCATCGGCCGGGCGCAGGGCCGCGACCGGGTGGTCATCGACCACATCACCCGCATTCACCCGTCCTGCGCACCGGACTGGCCCTACCCGGACCAGGGGGCGGGCGATCACCGGGTGACCGTCCACGGCGACCCGGAGCTGACCATCGTGACCCGCGCGGACGTGCCCGGCGGCACCCGCGCCGACGGCGGCAACGCCACCGCGGTCAACCGGCTCCTCGGCGCGCTGGCCTGGTTGACCGAACAGCGACCCGGCATCTACGACGGGCTCGACGTGCCGCTGCAGACCACGCTGCCGCCGCGGCTGCAGGCCCGGCGCTGGGCCTGA
- a CDS encoding LuxR C-terminal-related transcriptional regulator — MTRVVIAEDNAILRDGLAQLLGERDHEVVARVGTADDLLAAVDRTRPDVAVVDIRMPPTFTDEGLLAAVSLRRSHPDVGVLVFSQWVEKRYATELLAGNPEGVGYLLKDRVADIAEFDAALRRVAAGGTALDPEVVRQLLNSRSTALDRLTAREREVLALMAEGHSNSGLAEQLSITERAVEKHVSSIFTKLDLPPSQAHHRRVLAVLTYLDAER; from the coding sequence GTGACGCGGGTCGTCATCGCCGAGGACAACGCCATTCTGCGTGACGGGCTGGCGCAGCTGCTGGGCGAACGTGATCACGAGGTCGTCGCCCGGGTCGGGACGGCCGATGATCTGCTCGCCGCGGTGGACCGGACGCGGCCCGACGTCGCGGTCGTCGACATCCGCATGCCGCCGACGTTCACCGACGAGGGGCTGCTGGCGGCGGTGTCGCTGCGCCGATCGCACCCGGACGTCGGCGTGTTGGTGTTCTCGCAGTGGGTCGAGAAACGGTACGCCACCGAACTTCTCGCCGGAAATCCGGAAGGGGTCGGGTACCTGCTCAAGGACCGGGTGGCCGACATCGCGGAGTTCGACGCCGCGCTGCGGAGGGTGGCGGCCGGCGGGACCGCGCTCGACCCGGAGGTGGTGCGGCAACTGCTCAACAGCCGGTCGACGGCGCTCGACCGGCTGACCGCCCGCGAGCGTGAGGTGCTGGCCCTGATGGCCGAGGGGCACTCCAACAGTGGCCTCGCCGAGCAGCTTTCGATCACCGAGCGTGCGGTGGAGAAGCACGTGTCGTCGATCTTCACCAAGCTCGATCTGCCGCCGTCGCAGGCGCACCACCGGCGTGTGCTCGCGGTGCTGACCTACCTCGACGCCGAACGCTGA
- a CDS encoding acyl-CoA dehydrogenase: protein MSHYKSNVRDQVFNLFEVFGVDKALGSGDYAELDIDTAKDMLGEVARLAEGPIAESFADADRNPPTFDPETHSVTLPESFKKSMRALFEGGWDKVGIAEELGGMPMPRPLQWAIVEHILGANPAAYMYAMGPGMAQILYNLGTEEQKKWAKLAVERGWTATMVLTEPDAGSDVGAGRTKAIEQPDGTWHIEGVKRFITSGDADDLGENIMHLVLARPEGAGPGTKGLSLFLVPKFLFDPETGEPKERNGVFVTNVEHKMGLKVSATCELSLGQHGIPAKGWLVGGVHNGIAQMFEVIEQARMMVGTKAIATLSTGYLNALAYAKERVQGADMTQMTDKTAPRVTITHHPDVRRSLMTQKAYAEGLRALYLYAATFQDVPTAQAVHGVDPELAMRVNDLMLPIVKGVGSEQAYAKLTESLQTFGGSGFLQDYPIEQYIRDSKIDSLYEGTTAIQAQDFFFRKIVRDKGVALNYVSEQIEQFIKSEDGNGRLKAERALLATALEDVKAMAASMMGYLMASQENPKELYKVGLASVRFLMAAGDLIIGWLLQKQAAVAVEALDRGADGNDRAFYEGKVAVASFFAKNFLPLLTATRQVIENLDLEVMELDEAAF, encoded by the coding sequence GTGAGCCACTACAAGAGCAACGTTCGTGATCAGGTGTTCAACCTGTTCGAGGTCTTCGGCGTCGACAAGGCACTCGGTTCGGGTGACTACGCCGAGCTGGACATCGACACCGCCAAGGACATGCTGGGCGAGGTAGCCCGGCTGGCCGAGGGTCCGATTGCGGAGTCGTTCGCCGACGCCGACCGCAATCCGCCGACCTTCGACCCCGAGACCCACAGCGTCACCCTTCCCGAGTCGTTCAAGAAGTCGATGCGGGCGTTGTTCGAGGGTGGCTGGGACAAGGTCGGTATCGCCGAGGAACTCGGCGGGATGCCGATGCCGCGTCCGCTGCAGTGGGCGATCGTCGAGCACATCCTTGGCGCCAACCCCGCGGCCTACATGTACGCGATGGGTCCGGGCATGGCCCAGATCCTCTACAACCTCGGCACCGAGGAGCAGAAGAAGTGGGCGAAGCTGGCCGTCGAGCGCGGCTGGACCGCCACCATGGTGCTGACCGAGCCGGATGCCGGCTCGGATGTGGGCGCCGGCCGCACCAAGGCCATCGAGCAGCCCGACGGCACCTGGCACATCGAGGGCGTCAAGCGCTTCATCACGTCCGGTGACGCCGACGACCTCGGCGAGAACATCATGCACCTGGTGCTGGCCCGCCCCGAGGGCGCCGGCCCGGGCACCAAGGGCCTGTCGCTGTTCTTGGTGCCGAAGTTCCTGTTCGATCCGGAGACCGGTGAGCCCAAGGAACGCAACGGCGTGTTCGTCACCAACGTCGAGCACAAGATGGGCCTGAAGGTGTCGGCGACCTGTGAGCTCTCGCTGGGCCAGCACGGCATCCCGGCCAAGGGCTGGCTGGTCGGCGGCGTGCACAACGGCATCGCCCAGATGTTCGAGGTCATCGAGCAGGCCCGGATGATGGTCGGCACCAAGGCCATCGCCACGCTGTCCACCGGTTACCTGAACGCGCTGGCCTACGCCAAGGAGCGGGTGCAGGGCGCGGACATGACCCAGATGACCGACAAGACCGCCCCGCGGGTGACCATCACCCACCACCCGGACGTGCGCCGGTCGCTGATGACCCAGAAGGCCTACGCCGAGGGTCTGCGGGCGCTGTACCTGTACGCGGCCACCTTCCAGGACGTGCCGACCGCCCAGGCGGTGCACGGCGTGGATCCCGAGCTCGCGATGCGGGTCAACGACCTGATGCTGCCGATCGTCAAGGGTGTCGGCTCCGAGCAGGCCTACGCCAAGCTCACCGAGTCGCTGCAGACCTTCGGTGGTTCGGGCTTCCTGCAGGACTACCCGATCGAGCAGTACATCCGCGACAGCAAGATCGACTCGCTCTACGAGGGCACCACCGCCATCCAGGCGCAGGACTTCTTCTTCCGCAAGATCGTCCGCGACAAGGGCGTGGCGCTGAACTACGTCTCCGAGCAGATCGAGCAGTTCATCAAGAGCGAGGACGGCAACGGCCGGCTCAAGGCCGAGCGTGCGCTGCTGGCGACCGCGCTGGAGGACGTCAAGGCGATGGCCGCCTCGATGATGGGCTACCTGATGGCCTCCCAGGAGAACCCGAAGGAGCTGTACAAGGTCGGCCTGGCGTCGGTGCGGTTCCTGATGGCGGCCGGTGACCTGATCATCGGCTGGCTGCTGCAGAAGCAGGCGGCGGTGGCCGTCGAGGCCCTCGACCGCGGCGCCGACGGCAACGACCGCGCCTTCTACGAGGGCAAGGTCGCGGTGGCGTCGTTCTTCGCCAAGAACTTCCTGCCGCTGCTGACCGCGACCCGGCAGGTCATCGAGAACCTCGACCTCGAGGTGATGGAACTGGACGAGGCGGCCTTCTGA
- a CDS encoding flavin reductase family protein yields the protein MSATDLSPTTLREAFGHFPTGVIAIAAEVNGTRVGLAASTFVPVSLDPPLVSFCVQNTSETWPKLRDLPALGISVLGESHDKAARTLAAKTGDRFAGLQTVSRESGAVFIEGTSVWLESSVEQLVPAGDHTIVILRVLDITIHEDIAPIVFHRSTFRRLGA from the coding sequence ATGAGCGCAACCGACCTGAGCCCGACCACTCTGCGCGAGGCGTTCGGGCACTTCCCGACCGGCGTCATCGCGATCGCAGCCGAGGTGAACGGCACCCGGGTCGGGCTGGCGGCCAGCACGTTCGTGCCGGTGTCGCTGGACCCGCCGCTGGTGTCGTTCTGCGTCCAGAACACCTCCGAGACCTGGCCCAAGCTGCGCGACCTGCCCGCGCTGGGCATCAGCGTGCTCGGCGAGTCACACGACAAGGCGGCCCGTACCCTGGCCGCCAAGACCGGCGACCGCTTCGCCGGGCTGCAGACGGTCTCCCGGGAGTCCGGCGCGGTGTTCATCGAGGGCACCAGCGTGTGGCTGGAGAGCTCGGTGGAGCAGCTGGTGCCGGCGGGCGATCACACGATCGTCATCCTGCGCGTGCTCGACATCACCATCCACGAGGACATCGCGCCGATCGTGTTCCACCGCAGCACGTTCCGCCGCCTGGGCGCCTGA
- a CDS encoding succinate dehydrogenase/fumarate reductase iron-sulfur subunit yields MSYQAKLRVWRGDEHGGALQDFTVEVNEGEVVLDIIHRLQQTQAGDLAVRWNCKAGKCGSCSAEINGRPRLMCMTRMSTFSPDEVVTVTPLRTFPVIRDLVTDVSFNYEKARQIPAFQPPKDLQPGEYRMMQEDVNRSQEFRKCIECFLCQNVCHVVRDHEENKKAFAGPRFLMRQTELDMHPLDTHRNRAVQAQDEFGLGYCNITKCCTEVCPESIKITDNALIPLKERAVDRKYDPVIWLGNKLFRRRS; encoded by the coding sequence ATGAGCTATCAGGCGAAGCTGCGGGTCTGGCGTGGCGATGAGCACGGCGGAGCGCTGCAGGACTTCACCGTCGAGGTCAACGAGGGCGAGGTGGTGCTCGACATCATCCACCGGCTGCAGCAGACGCAAGCCGGCGACCTGGCGGTGCGCTGGAACTGCAAGGCGGGCAAGTGCGGGTCCTGCTCGGCCGAGATCAACGGCCGGCCGCGGCTGATGTGCATGACCCGGATGTCGACGTTCAGCCCGGACGAGGTCGTCACGGTGACGCCGCTGCGCACCTTCCCGGTGATCCGGGACCTGGTCACCGATGTCTCGTTCAACTACGAGAAGGCGCGCCAGATCCCGGCCTTCCAGCCGCCGAAGGATCTGCAGCCCGGCGAGTACCGGATGATGCAGGAGGACGTGAACCGGTCGCAGGAGTTCCGCAAGTGCATCGAATGCTTCCTGTGCCAGAACGTCTGCCACGTGGTACGCGACCACGAGGAGAACAAGAAGGCGTTCGCCGGTCCGCGGTTCCTGATGCGCCAGACCGAACTCGACATGCACCCGCTCGACACCCACCGGAACCGGGCGGTGCAGGCGCAGGACGAGTTCGGCCTCGGCTACTGCAACATCACCAAGTGCTGCACCGAGGTTTGCCCGGAGAGCATCAAGATCACCGACAACGCGCTGATCCCGCTCAAGGAACGCGCGGTCGACCGCAAGTACGACCCGGTGATCTGGCTGGGCAATAAGCTGTTCCGGCGCCGGTCCTAG